AAGATGAGAAGTAGGATGGTTCCCAAAGTCAGAACTCACGTATCCTACACGCAGTCGACCATCACTGAGCTTCAAGTCCTTTGGATGTTCATACGGTGGTTTGTGAAGGACACTGATGTTATCCAGGCAGAGGTGCCCATGCCTCTCGGCAATAGCCTTCCTGACGCCGTgaggaagaggatataacatgCTGTGATGAGGCTGCACGGAAGGCAACCTGTTCTTCTCTAACTGGTCAGCCACAACGCTGACCAGCCTCTTCATGCGCTCATCATAGTCTGTCCAGTCACAGACAGTCTGCAGGCAATGAGCCAGATTACAATACGCGTCAGGAAAATCAGGTTGAAGCTTCAGAGCAGTGCGGTAAGAAGCAATTGCTTCTGGAATATTCCCTGAATCCTGGTGAATGGAAGCCAGATTGCTGTGGGCTTCCGCAAATGCAGGGTCAATCTGAATGGCACGAATATAACACTGCAAGGCTCCCTGAACATCCTGCATCCCCGTTAGAGTGTTTCCCATATTACAGTAGGCCTCAGCAAAGGTAGGACTGATTCGAATAGCCTCCTTATAATGCATCAGAGCTTCCTGCACTTTTCCCTGCTGCTGCAATACACTTGCTAAATTTGAATGGGCAGCAGCAAACTCTGGGAAGACTTCTAATGCTTTACAATACAAGCGAACTGCCTCTTCAATGTTTCCCTGTTCTCGCTTGGTATTGGCTAGGTTATTCAGAGAGTCTGCATGGGTGGGACACAGCCAGAGAGCTGTATTATAACAATCTTCTGCTTCGGCAACGCTGCCCTTCTCTTTGAGAGCGTTGGCTAGGTTGCAGTAAGCGTCCGGGAAGTGTGGTTGCAATTCAATAGCTCGCCTGTAGGTGTCTATTGCCAGATCTATCAGGCCTTGCTCATAGTATACACAAGCCAGGCTGCCATGTACCACTGCATGATTTGGACTCAAGCTTAGGGCACGAAGGTAAGCTGCCACAGCTCGTTCAAAAATCCGTGCCTCTTTGAAGACATTTCCTAAATTGATATAAGCATCCAGAAAATTGGGGTCATGGGTGACAGCCTTTTCAAAGTGATGAATTGCAAGCCAAATCTCCCCTTGTGCATTGAAAACACAGCCAAGATTACTCCAAGCTACTGCAAAGTTCGGTTGCGTCTCAATTGCTTTCAAATAACATGCCTTGGCTTCTTCCACGCGACCCAGGGCTTTGAGCAGGTTCCCCAGGTCACTGCAAACACAGTACAGATCAGGATTGTACTGAAGAGCAGAGGCGTAAGCTTGTACTGCCCCTTCCATGTCGCCTGCTGCTACCAAAGCGGCTGCCAGGTTAATATAACCATCGATGAAATCTGGTTTGAGACGCAACGCATGCCGGTAATGCTCGATTGCTTCCTGCAACTGCCCGCTTTCCTTGTACACATTCCCCAAATTCGAATAGGCTTCTGCCAGAAGAGGGTTCTTTTTAATTGCCAGACTACTAAAGTGGGCAGATCCGTCCAGCCTTCGACACCGGAAGTGTATagatgaaagtaataaaagtacACCAGTATTGTCTGGCTCTTGTCTCCAGAGCTGCATGCAGTGTCTCTCAGCTGCCTCAAAATCTCCCGCCTGATAGGCTCGCTGTGTCAACTCTGCTAACCCTTGGAAGGAAAGCATACATTTCGTTGGGTCTGTGCTGTCGGCCACGTTGCCCACGGAAGACGCCATCTGGAGCTTCTGGAGGGAGTGTGAAAAGAGGGTAATTGAGTCCCGCTGCTGCCACTACTGGCAAGAATGTTTCTAGAGGTAGCAAATACAAGGGCAGCAGCCGTACCACTGCTTTGGCAGGCTTAAGCGGCGGCAACAGTTACATACACTGAACCTTAGGAACTCTGGTTGGCCATCTATGTCTCACGGTCTTGAAAAAATTCacaatgaagtcttttttaattgataaaatggttctaaagtttatctggagatgcaagagggaagagatgtggggacatatgtatatgtataactgattcactttgttataaagcagaaactaacacaccatagtaaagcaattatactccaataaagatgttaaaaaaatataaagtttatctGGAAGAATAAATGGGGCTATTGATAatagaattctgaaaattaaaattaagaggttAGACTTGTTCtaatggatacattttaaaatgaatgctaAAGAGACAACCGTTGAACCACTATGATACAGTCAAATAGAAAGCTCTTATACATCTAGCAGAAAGTGCTCAAACATCTCTTCATATTTTTGGAAACAGTGAATGTTGGAGGAAATAATGGTAAtagagaaagtataaaataaataatgttggaaTAATGGTTAAGGAAGGGTAGTTaattttttaccttaaaatacGTTCTAAAACAAATCTGACTGTATTTACCTAAAATCAATTATAGAGaagttaatgtaaaaaaatttaaatcattattCAGAGGGAGCACAGAAAATATGTAACAGATTCACGATGGTATAAGTCACTAAATCCAATGACTTTGCAGGACCAACTGATAATCTTGACTACCAacactctttttcttccctttgcttcctTTGACTTCTATGACACACACTGCCCTGATTTTTCACCTCACTTTGGTTGCTACTTCTCCAATTCCTTTGCAAGATTATCGTCCTTTGAAAGCCATTACATGTTTGAGTTCCTCAGGGCCCATTCGTTCTCTACACTGTCTCCCAAGATATTCACATTTACCCACGGCTCCAATTACCACCTCTACTCAGGTGACTCAAATGTAACTCTCCCCCAGGCATTTCTTACCTATCAGTATAAGTCAGAATCCCTGAAAGAGAAAGGTGGCACACTCAAATGTACCGTAATTAAGGAGACTGTAGTCAAGAGATCATTTGCAAAGGGTTTGGGGAAAACAACAGAGGACAGTAGTCCAGCATCTCAGGGAGCTTTTACTGCCTAGGCTTAAAGGAggaggttagggacttccctggtggctcagtggttaagaatccacctgccagtgcaggggttcaagccctggtccggaaagatcccacatgccacggagcaactgagcctgtgcgccacaactactcagcctgcactctagagcccgcgagccacaactactgagcccacgtgccgcaactactgaagcccgcgtgccgcaacttcTGAAGACCgggcacctagaacccgtgctctgcaacaagagaagccaccgaaatgagaagcccactcactgcaacgaagagtagcccccacttaccacgactagagaaagcccgggcgcagcaaagatccaacccagccaaaaattacttaattaatttttaaaaaaaggacgaGGTGGAAATGATTACTGGAttcgagagagaaaaaaagaggaagaggtgggaggaagaagagcaggaggagcaggaggcagaggaagagggctTCAAGGAGGCAGggtggaaagaggaggaggtggggaagaggaagagatgatgCAGGATGTATATCGTATCGAGTAAATACTCAGCCTTCACGCTTCTTCCTTCATGTACCTCCTATGGGCTGAACGCAACTAGAAGGCAGAGCACACGggagcaggtgctggggatacatggAATCTTGACATCCCACACACGTCAATGTCTCCGGGCAGGGATCAGCGTAGAGATGGGTGGAGAGTGGCTCTAGATGGGGAGGCAGAAGATATCTACCTAACAGACACCTCCGGCTTGGCTTCTTCTCTAGGACATCCCAGGGATATTTAAAACTCAGCAGGTCCAAGATTAAACTCATGAACTGCCCACTCCACAACCTCTCAAGAACAAGActaatgaaaaacaaactggTCCTCTTTCAGTGTTTTCTGTGTCATCAAATGGTATCAAGGTCAGGCCTGTCTTCCCATAACTGTGCAGGAATGGATTGGAGTGGGGCAACAGTAGGTGCAAATAGATCATTGAGGACGCTATTCCCCTAGTCCAGACACAAATGATGATAGAATGGGCTGAGGAAGTGTTGGTAATGATGAACAGAAGTGGATGGATTGAAGTGGATAGATTGAAGAGATATTTAGAAAGCAAAGTTGTTAGGACTTGTTATGAGATTGGATGTTTGGAGGTAAAAGTAATGTGGTTGTCAAAGATGACACCTTCAGTGATTTCCCATAGATCTTAGGAAGGAGACACAACTCCTTAACATGGACTTACTGGCCCTGCGTGGTCAGCATCCCCCACTTCCCACCCTTCAACCTTCCGCCTTCACTTACGCCAGGCCCCTCTGAGGATGTGGACCATGTTCTACATTCTTTCAGTCCTTCCTGTTTCCTGTGCTTGCCCCTGAGCAGGACATTTGGACCTGCTCTTTCCACTGCCTGTAATGCTCTTAGCCCACTACCTAAGTCCTCTTTATCATTCTTAGCTCAGTCACCACTTCCCCAGGAAAGCTTCCCCTGACTTCCCTAACTAGACCTAACCCTCCTATGAAAGCGCTCCTAGACTGGGTCCTTCCCTCTGTAGCCTCTATCCTTTAGTAGCTTACACACACTTGTGTGGCTTTTCAGTGAACGTCTAACATATTCTCAATCCCCCACCAGGATATgaactccacgagggcaggggctgtgtctttcTTGTCTCACAATAAATAGTCTTATTGCCTCTCGTAGTACTTGGCACCttgtagtacacacacacacacacacacacacacacacacacacacacacacactctctctaatgaatgaatgaataaaagtaaaagcaatggAATACATCATGCAGAAACACACTGATGGATTTAATAGACTTAAATTATAATCTTCTCTATATTAAACAAGAGTAAGGAGTAAATGATAAGTGATAAACTTAGagatatattcataatataaagACAAGAAGACTATATCTCAGTAGAGTTCTTGCCACATCAACAATACAAATAATACCCAACAGGaattgacaaaaacaaaacaaacaaaaaaaaacccctagaaCAGAAAGAGTTATGACAACTTTTCACTGTAAAAATTGAAACTCCAAATAAAACTGGCCTAAACAATAAGGAAACCCACTGTATCACGTAACCAGAAGGATAGGATGGCTTCCCTCAGGATCATGAGACGGTACCCAACGATCACCGGGGACAGCATGCTTTCTTGTGCACATTCATCAGAGGAGAAATGCAGTCTCTTTGTTAGCAATACAGTacaaatcctgggcttccctagtggcgcagtggttgagaatctgcccgccattgcaggggacacgggttcaagccctggtctgggaagatcccacatgccgcggagcaactaggcctgtgagccacaactactgagcctgcacgtctggagcttgtgctccgcaacaagagaggccgcgatagtgagaggcccgtgcaccaccatgaagagtggcccccgcttgccgcaactagagaaagcccttgcacagaaacgaagacccaacacagccaaaaataaataaataaataataataaaaaaaaaaggaattcctttaaaaaaaatatttaaaacgtgAAATTTTGatgacgtttaaaaaaaaaaaaagcatattcaagGAAATATAGAAACCTGTGATCTTTGGTGGAATTAGTTTACCTAGCTGTGTACTGAAAGGTAATGGTCTTTTGAGCCCCCTCTCTCACACTATCCTGCCCCCTGGGGCCACAGATAAACCTGTTAGCTAGAAAGCAAGCTGGTTGAGGCTGGGCAAAGATTTATGTATATCACCCAGGGCAAACTTTTTTCTGAAAAGGTGGGAAAAGCCTCAATAGTTATGAGGAAGGTGGATTCCAGAAGGCATGAATTAGCAATGGTCCTGAAGGGAATCCTGCAAGGGAATTCGGAGAAGATGGTCAGAGAATGAGGGCCGAGCTAGGAAGGGGCAGGATTGATATATGAGCCATAGTCCTTCATTGCGTTTGGAAATGGCTGCATTTGGCAGAAGACATCCTTATTCTTCAACGAACAGAAACATTTGCTTCCAAGTCATCTGGATTTTTTGCTCCCCTAAATAAATACTTCTGGATTCAATCAGAGTGGGAGACAAACAAGTTTAGTTGTTTAAAATCCCACTCATATTTCTGAGCCGTTTTCTTATCAATTATCATTGGAGTATCTTTCACTTAGTAAGTAACTGAGGTGCTAATTCTTGGTCTTGAAATGTGATACCAGACCCAAGCCATAGTCTTTGAAATCATTGGGTTAATGTGTCTTCATCTAGAAATGTGACTCCTCCTAAAACGATTTCCCTTAAAAACTGTGGGACATTGAACCATTCCAATTACCATTGGGCTCGCCAGTGATACAGATGGTGGGAAATTCCACcatactttatatattatctcactGCCACTATAGCAAGAACTTGCTGAATTCTTTAGAGATTATGATGTTATTAACTCAGGTTCCATTTATAGGCCAGCATGACAAGGACAACTGCTTTCCTGTGTTGCATTTATTTCTTGATACTGATTCTTCCTCTTGCTTAGAAGCAGTTCCTTCATTGTTTCAAGTTAGTTACATTAATTTGGATCCGTTTTCCAATGTCAGACTATTTGCTTTTAATCATATGGTCTTGTCATCTGCATGTGTACTTTATTCTTAAGTTACTGATTACATTTAGaggtaaatgagttaatatgcacCCTCACAGATCAACAAGAAACCATTACACATCTAGGCAGTAGTGACATAGAAATAAAGGCTACCTCTTTTgtaagcagtttttttttaatgtgagtccAGTAGCACTGAAACTTTCTTCAGCCTTACATATTTGAGTAGATTTTAGTATGTCATCTGTGTGGATTATGAGTTTGTAGGCTTTGGCTCTGAAAGCTGTAATTACCAATGTTTGAAAGACATCTGTgagggtgaggatatggagaagatAAGCCAAAAGCAAGATATATAATTACCACACCCTGTCTTCCTATTGGGAACTCTGGATGTTTTAAGCAATTAGGACGATTTACACAGGTCCTTCTCCTATCAGAGTGCAATATCAGGTTGCTCTGAATGTAAGTCATCAATCTTTCAGGCAGGAAGTGTCCTCTCTCACATACACTATCAGCTCATAGGTCCTTCAATGACTAGGGGTGGAAAAGATCCATACTTCTCTATTACTGAGTGAACATATCCCTGACTGTCCTGCTATAAAGGCAatttttatagaggggaaaacaCTGGGCCTGGAGTCAGGAGAGCTGATTCCCAGCTCTGAATCTCTCATGTGCTGTGACCCTGGCCAAGGCTTcaagcctcaattttcccatctgaaaaatggaaatagtataACTACCTCATAGAATGATCACAAGCAAAAAGGTCATATTTatgaaagtactttaaaaatactatgaaatttCTATACAGTTcaggatatagaaaataaaaaatcatgtagAGTTGCACCATTTCTTTggaatgttaaatatttgtttctgttttcatctctGGTTAAATACTGAACATATATGCTTTCAATATTTAGGAATGCATTGAATGCATAGCTCCGCTATGAGTAGCTATGACTTGGAAATATTGGGAGAAATGACAAGATTCCTTGTTATTGATAATTAACAAAGGAACCCTTTCTTTCAAAGGTAAGGGTAGCTTAAACCTGACTCACAGTACTTTGCTCTGCCtgattttctttaaggaaaactgCTGAAAAGTTTTCTAAGAATAAGTGAGGTGAGATTGGCCCTTGAGTAAGGAGAGTGGGCAGCTAAAGCCTAAAGCTTCTTTTTCAATAACAAGTTTAAgtgccttgtttattttcatgggaTTAAGTGACACTTGTATAAATACCTTACTGAGTAATGGTGCTGTGGCAAAAGTGAAGTTTATTTAAGACACTGCTCCACCCAAGGTGAGCAATTAAAGCAGGTATGTAAACTAAGTCACCTTTGGCTTCTCTACTCAACCCGATGAGTAAGTAGtactagaaaggaaaaatggtgTGGGGTATATGGCatggctggaggtgggaagaaataggaaggcagaagaagcctccctgaaagaatgaaggaagtgtGAACGGTGGTAGGGAAACTATAACAATTGAAAATTGATTCTGACTATTGATATCAGTCTATCAAGTTAATGCAAATTAAGGTGgcatgagatttctttaaaaaaaaaaaaaagccttttccccatacagtgtaataataaccaccttattttaaatgtagcCAAGAAGGGCTGTGTTTGCTCATGTGATAGGGTTTCCATACTTCCCACAGCTGGGGAAGTATCAGCTAATATTGATTTAGCACTCATTTATACCTGATGGTCAGGACCAACTAGAATAGAGGAAAACTGGTACAAATTAGTGAGGCCCTGTGGTCCCAGTAAGTGGTCTGGGGCCCAACTGTTGtatatcaatacaaataactcttcctgggaaggaatggaaaaaatattttaaatggatctgAATCTGCTCTCAGAAGCTCTAGTGCTATTGGGCTAAAGACCTCCTTTAAGAATGTTAGGAATGGGTAAGATCAAGTTACATTCTTAGAGTTTTATTATGTTTAGCTTATTAATTTAGGAGGTAAGCAAACTAGAAGCAGAACAGGCTTTAAAACATCTGAGtttgttattatgaataataactgTTAGCTGGTCCATTCCATTTACCTTTTCCTCAATGAAATTCTCTATAAAGAAATATCCATAAACTagtcttacattttaaatatcgCTGCAGATTATTTGGAACCATAGAATTAGATACCAATCCActgaaaactgttttctttgggtaatttCCACGAATTGACGTCAGTTATCCACAAATCTTTGTATTTGGCTaaacactgagaaaatatgtggggCCTGCAATTAAACTTAGTgaacttttaatcatttttaatccACTGTTTCCCAAATTGGCCAAATCATAaacatcacctggggaacttgttaaaaattgtacaatcctgcccctcctgctcccagacctgctgaattagACTCTCTAGGGAATGAGgctgaaatctgtatttttagaaGGGCCCCAAGAATGCCTGATGAGATATATGTTTGGAAAACAATTCTATGTCCTTGTCGTATTCCTCATGATGTCAGAGCCCTTCAAACCCCAATATTCCCTTCTGACTACCCCTCTCCTCAGTGATCGCaggctttttttctgttccacccCACCTAAGAAaggcacattcccaccaaccactGTGGCCCTCAGCAGCAGTGAGTCTCTGCGGCAGTTGCAGTGGAGGGCATCTACCATCTTGGGTGGGGAGGTCATGGAGTATAGGGATGGAGGTGTGGTCTGGAAAAGTCTTTCCAGAGATTCCCCTTGACAACCAGTTGTAGATGACATTGCTACCTCCTCAAATGGCCATGCTCAACTTCCTTTGCTCtacataaattttttctttaccttcactCTCTTAACGTCCCTTCTTCCTGTAAATGGAGGGGGAAACATTGTCCCGTTTTGTCAAACTTGTGCTCTTGATCAAATCCTCTACTGCCTCATGGAAACTAAATCTATTAGTCCTCCTcattccaacttcatttttttctcttttggcttctATTGGCATATCAGTAGACgtttcttccctctgctttttAAACTAAAGCAACATATACTTCCTTGGAGTCTGATGAACCCGAAGATCCCATTTTActtcatgtcttatgtttactGTCAAATTTCTCAAAAACAGAATTCTACATTACTTGCGTTCATCTTCTCACCATTCTCATCAACCCAACTGTACCCTGGCTTCCACAGAGCCACATTTTATGGACACTATTGGTGTGAAGATTTCCAGTGATGAGATCCAATGACTTTGCTTAGCCCTTAACCTTCTTCCCCATCTAACAGCTTTTGACATTGCTGATCACCACATCCTTTTAAAGACTTTATCAATTAGTGATCATTTAACTATAAGAACAGAAACCTATTCAAATGATTGAAACAGCAAGGGGGAGGGTAATATAAGACCAAAGAAACTCTCTCACAGAAAGTATAATAGGGCTGCACAGGGATTAGCATCAGGAACTAGGAAGCTATCAGTAACCAATAAAGTTTTAACAAATAATTCTCGGGCACctgctatattccaggcactccTAGGTGTTCAGTGACCAAGTAGTCAACAGaagagacaaggtccctgccttgAGAGACTTTATAATCTAGTGGGGAAGGCTTatataaacaggaaaacaattGTGTATTAACAACGTATAATGAGCACTACAGATGAAACAAACTGACCTAATGATAcattattataggttattagtgATAGGGAAGGACTCAGAAAGGATACTCTGAAGACAAGGCATTTaaactgagatctgaagaatGGGAGGGAGCCACTCAGGGCAACTGAGGATTGGGGCTGCGGAAGGAGTGCTTTAGGCTGAGGATACACCTGTGTGCAGACCCTGCAGTGCTGTTTCGGGGGAAGTGAAAGGAGGCCACTGTGGCTGGAACATAAAGGGTGAGGGGGAGAATAGAGGGAGGCAAGgttggagaaggaggcagaagccaGAGCAGGCCAGgccttttaagtatttaaaggaaTTTGGATCTCATGGCAAACTAATTGGAAAACATTGAACTGATTTAAGCAGGAAACAACAGGGTCCGATGTATTTCCAGGTTTACCCTGACTGATGAGCAGAAAATAGatgaaaggaggcaagagtagaaGGTAGAAGACCAGTTGGCAGCTACAGCAATAGCTCAGGTAAGAGATGATGGCAGTTTGGTTTAATGTAGTAGCAGAGGAGATGAAGAGAAGTGGATGGACTACACATCTATTCACGAGGAGCAAATAAGAGGACCAGCTGATAGGTTagagttggggagggaaggagagggaaaaatcaAGAATATTGCCTTGGTTGTCTTGTTTACAATAACTGGGTGAATGGTGATAACATTTACTGAAGTGGGAAAAAGTAAagatagaatttctttttaatagtgaGGGGAGGAAAGCAGGTTGATAGAAATTGAGAGTTTAGTTCTATTTCAGATACATTAATTTCAGATATTCACGGAGACTTGACATGTCATACAGACAAATGAATATCTGAATACAGATTTTGGAGGAAATGTCTAGGCTAAAGAGATTAATTTGCGAATTTGTTaccatttttagtatttaaagctATGGGAATGACTGAGATTACCAAGAAGGTGAGTTCACAGACAAGAAAGCAGAGAATAGAGCCCAGTTTTTAGAGGGCAGTAGAGGAGGAAAAACCCCTGAAGGTCACTGAACAGCAGTGGTTAGAGATTTAGGAGACAGACCAGCCAATAGAAGAGATTTGGTTTTCAAGAAGTTGAGCCTGACCAACTGTGTTGAGAACTGCTAAAAGTTGGAGTAGGATGAGGTTCAAGGAACATCCACTGGGTCCAGCAATATGTAGGCTGTTGACA
The nucleotide sequence above comes from Balaenoptera acutorostrata unplaced genomic scaffold, mBalAcu1.1 scaffold_470, whole genome shotgun sequence. Encoded proteins:
- the LOC130706889 gene encoding UDP-N-acetylglucosamine--peptide N-acetylglucosaminyltransferase 110 kDa subunit-like — translated: MASSVGNVADSTDPTKCMLSFQGLAELTQRAYQAGDFEAAERHCMQLWRQEPDNTGVLLLLSSIHFRCRRLDGSAHFSSLAIKKNPLLAEAYSNLGNVYKESGQLQEAIEHYRHALRLKPDFIDGYINLAAALVAAGDMEGAVQAYASALQYNPDLYCVCSDLGNLLKALGRVEEAKACYLKAIETQPNFAVAWSNLGCVFNAQGEIWLAIHHFEKAVTHDPNFLDAYINLGNVFKEARIFERAVAAYLRALSLSPNHAVVHGSLACVYYEQGLIDLAIDTYRRAIELQPHFPDAYCNLANALKEKGSVAEAEDCYNTALWLCPTHADSLNNLANTKREQGNIEEAVRLYCKALEVFPEFAAAHSNLASVLQQQGKVQEALMHYKEAIRISPTFAEAYCNMGNTLTGMQDVQGALQCYIRAIQIDPAFAEAHSNLASIHQDSGNIPEAIASYRTALKLQPDFPDAYCNLAHCLQTVCDWTDYDERMKRLVSVVADQLEKNRLPSVQPHHSMLYPLPHGVRKAIAERHGHLCLDNISVLHKPPYEHPKDLKLSDGRLRVGYVSSDFGNHPTSHLMQSIPGMHNRDKFEVFCYALSPDDGTNFRAKVMAEADHFVDLSQIPCDGKAADRIHQDGIHILVNMNGYTRGARNELFALRPAPLQAMWLGYPGTSGALFMDYIITDQETSPAEVAEQYSEKLAYMPHTFFIGDHANMFPHLKEKAVIDFKSNGHIYDNRIVLNGIDLKAFLDSLPDVKIVKMKCPDGGNNTDSSNIALNMPVIPMNTIAEAVIEMINRGQIQITINGFSISNGLATTQINNKAATGEEVPRTIIVTTRSQYGLPEDAIVYCNFNQLYKIDPSTLQMWANILKRVPNSVLWLLRFPAVGEPNIQQYVQNMGLPQNRIIFSPVAPKEEHVRRGQLADVCLDTPLCNGHTTGMDVLWSGTPMVTMPGETLASRVAASQLTCLGCLELIAKNRQEYEDIAVKLGTDLEYLKRIRGKVWKQRISSPLFNTKQYTMELEQLYLQMWEHYAAGNKPDHMMKPVVVTESA